A single genomic interval of Camelina sativa cultivar DH55 chromosome 11, Cs, whole genome shotgun sequence harbors:
- the LOC104728027 gene encoding translocase of chloroplast 159, chloroplastic: MESEKPGIVSILAAATVDSEKPRVSISAVRAVAAARAESFLLTRTLSGSFSSAGSVPIRAPLTVDEDDDDDDDDSVVEEHSLASSEASRGIDSGTDDGFESVSGDADDENELEDVITGGVRVHRLLGEELGGDAGDGSDDFSGGSVIYRPFAGDIDEEASVNYSSFEEGSEVSDEVEGVSESEDSEADRVSMKAKVVIPRAILSLDDEEFDEILGSGDEEAVMLRVTKAPSDEESETGDNGVVDEPECSDVVSPDEEVVRMKYSEELDDDLMSFGNIEESSLGVLPGGSNDFMAENEGNSTEASMELGQSFKQFIEKGDVQSAINKDNGGGNIHEFDALMKQSDAERVEDNAVELAKMGMNDKPEYSGSKVGELVSTEEDMVQEKSSDDGLMSSESILGVVPRDCNEFLLESEGNAVDEDIGSDETISSLVEQGVGQGSISNNIIYVGSACEADELMIPCEGSIGSESRDSGDEAAVNMMGGAKEHLENESSAISELDKPEIDLSSESFQVTPTLDSVTTRNLEVSGGIDVVVSGCGSSDQKAEQESENEENQESDDNDRKLSLPCEDSASNLRSFFETANETVERGEQISEHINKLVSFQSDSEPNQISVGVEETILPTVKDVERTMPEISSVVTYDMMENETKMAQLIHNQTFMELENYEGTGDTREKLSESTFQNYSEVLPSDHSLQLISEKVKERVEKTKLLKEKLQRIIRSTGHCSENSAVTEAASKLSLVGGEHQTSFGIDYVSDRTKIMLPEQEVRDDLNFSINVLVVGKTGVGKSATVNSIFGESKSPVGAFGVTTKSANYIVGNVGGILIRILDTPGLVSSATEEQFNQEVLLSIKKSMRKFPIDVFLYIDRLDDTPDIRLLRIITSSLGSSIWQNAIVVLTHAASDVPDTVSYKDFIAQRSSLMHQSIRQAVPKLSCVGQSKMPRIVLAENNMSSFSANKSSESTCPDWRLNLLILCCSVKIKSKAGSLQKQNHTDVEKAGVVGSQPSSFTLFCSLWNVLLNSGHTSYSHDDLEEKKRKLLDSYPKIIWDEQSQECLEQETLLIENQEPEDEKTWVPCRVRTRRGRLGFQATKRLGIYLDTSDLHTGFSIGSRGCRNDEQDLVRMRGSMSVIGLVPMLMSVFTSVYGGKEDI, translated from the coding sequence atGGAATCAGAGAAGCCTGGAATTGTTTCAATTCTCGCGGCAGCAACGGTCGATTCGGAGAAGCCTCGCGTTTCGATTTCAGCGGTGAGAGCGGTTGCGGCGGCAAGAGCTGAATCGTTTCTTCTCACCCGTACTCTCTCTGGCTCGTTTTCATCTGCTGGTTCTGTTCCAATTCGTGCACCTCTTACagttgatgaggatgatgatgatgatgatgatgattctgtaGTCGAGGAACATAGCTTAGCAAGTAGTGAAGCTAGTAGGGGAATTGATTCTGGGACAGATGATGGTTTTGAGTCTGTTTCGGGGGACGCAGACGATGAGAATGAGTTAGAGGATGTGATTACGGGTGGGGTTAGGGTTCATAGGTTACTAGGGGAAGAGCTAGGTGGAGATGCTGGAGATGGAAGTGATGATTTTTCAGGTGGGAGTGTGATTTATAGACCATTTGCTGGTGATATTGATGAGGAAGCGTCCGTGAATTACTCTTCTTTTGAGGAAGGGAGTGAGGTTAGTGATGAGGTTGAGGGAGTTAGTGAGAGTGAAGATAGTGAAGCTGATAGAGTTAGCATGAAAGCAAAAGTAGTCATTCCTAGGGCTATTTTGTCTTTGGATGATGAGGAATTTGACGAAATTTTGGGTAGTGGTGATGAAGAGGCTGTGATGTTGCGTGTTACAAAGGCTCCTAGTGATGAAGAATCCGAAACTGGAGATAATGGAGTGGTTGATGAGCCAGAGTGTTCGGATGTTGTCTCTCCAGATGAAGAAGTGGTGAGAATGAAGTATTCAGAAGAATTAGATGATGATTTGATGTCCTTTGGGAATATTGAGGAATCAAGTCTCGGTGTTCTACCAGGAGGTTCTAATGATTTTATGGCAGAGAATGAAGGGAACTCTACTGAGGCGAGTATGGAATTGGGTCAAAGTTTCAAGCAATTCATCGAGAAAGGTGATGTTCAAAGTGCCATCAACAAGGACAATGGTGGTGGTAACATTCATGAATTTGATGCATTGATGAAGCAAAGTGATGCAGAAAGAGTAGAAGATAATGCAGTTGAATTAGCAAAAATGGGAATGAACGATAAACCAGAATACTCAGGCTCTAAAGTAGGTGAACTTGTTTCCACAGAGGAAGATATGGTCCAAGAGAAATCTTCTGACGATGGGTTGATGTCCTCTGAGAGTATTCTTGGTGTTGTGCCACGTGATTGCAATGAGTTTCTACTGGAAAGTGAAGGAAACGCTGTTGATGAGGATATAGGATCAGATGAAACTATCAGCAGCCTTGTCGAACAAGGGGTGGGTCAAGGAAGTATCAGCAATAACATAATTTATGTTGGTAGTGCCTGTGAAGCAGATGAATTGATGATTCCATGTGAGGGGTCTATTGGATCAGAAAGCAGAGACTCAGGGGATGAAGCCGCTGTAAATATGATGGGCGGGGCAAAAGAACACTTGGAAAATGAGTCTAGTGCTATTAGTGAATTAGACAAACCTGAAATTGATCTGAGTTCTGAAAGTTTTCAGGTAACTCCAACTCTGGATTCTGTAACGACGAGAAACCTTGAGGTTTCTGGAGGAATAGATGTCGTTGTAAGTGGGTGTGGTTCTTCCGATCAAAAAGCTGAACAAGAGtctgaaaatgaagaaaatcaAGAATCAGACGATAATGATAGGAAGTTATCACTTCCTTGTGAAGATAGCGCATCAAATTTAAGAAGTTTCTTTGAGACAGCCAATGAGACTGTGGAAAGGGGGGAGCAGATTTCGGAGCACATTAATAAGCTGGTCAGTTTTCAGTCTGATAGCGAACCAAATCAAATCTCAGTGGGCGTAGAAGAAACCATTTTGCCTACGGTTAAAGATGTTGAGAGAACCATGCCTGAAATTTCTTCTGTAGTTACTTATGATATGATGGAAAATGAGACGAAGATGGCACAGTTGATTCACAATCAAACTTTTATGGAGCTTGAAAATTACGAAGGAACAGGTGATACAAGGGAGAAGCTCTCTGAGTCCACTTTCCAGAATTATTCAGAAGTATTACCCTCTGATCATTCTTTGCAGCTGATAAGTGAGAAAGTCAAGGAAAGAGTTGAGAAGACCAAGCTCTTGAAAGAGAAGCTCCAGAGGATTATAAGAAGCACAGGTCATTGCAGTGAAAATTCAGCTGTTACTGAAGCTGCGTCTAAGCTGAGCCTAGTTGGTGGAGAACATCAAACATCCTTCGGGATTGATTACGTGTCTGACAGAACAAAGATAATGCTGCCTGAACAAGAGGTCCGAGATGATCTAAACTTCTCCATTAACGTCCTTGTTGTTGGAAAAACCGGGGTGGGAAAAAGTGCAACGGTTAATTCAATATTTGGGGAGAGTAAGTCTCCTGTTGGTGCATTTGGAGTTACCACAAAGTCTGCAAATTACATAGTTGGGAATGTAGGAGGAATCCTGATAAGAATACTTGATACTCCAGGTCTCGTGTCTTCTGCAACTGAGGAACAGTTTAATCAGGAAGTCCTTCTGTCGATAAAGAAGAGCATGAGAAAGTTCCCAATTGATGTCTTCCTTTATATTGACCGTCTAGATGACACTCCAGACATCCGTTTACTTAGAATCATCACTAGTTCTCTAGGCTCATCAATTTGGCAAAATGCTATCGTGGTTCTAACTCATGCAGCTTCCGATGTGCCAGATACTGTAAGCTACAAAGACTTTATTGCACAGAGATCTTCTCTCATGCACCAATCAATCAGACAAGCAGTACCTAAGTTAAGCTGTGTAGGCCAGAGCAAGATGCCTAGAATTGTTCTGGCAGAGAACAACATGAGCTCTTTCTCGGCAAACAAAAGCAGTGAATCTACTTGTCCAGACTGGAGATTGAACCTATTGATCTTATGTTGCTCGGTGAAGATCAAGTCTAAAGCCGGTTCTTTGCAAAAGCAGAATCACACCGATGTGGAAAAGGCTGGTGTCGTTGGCTCCCAGCCTAGCTCTTTCACTCTTTTTTGTTCATTGTGGAATGTTTTGCTTAACTCAGGGCATACTTCTTATTCACATGATGATTtggaggagaagaaaaggaaattacTGGATTCTTACCCCAAAATTATCTGGGACGAACAGAGTCAAGAATGTCTCGAACAAGAAACACTTCTCATAGAGAATCAAGAACCAGAAGACGAGAAGACTTGGGTTCCTTGTCGTGTGAGAACCAGAAGAGGAAGACTTGGTTTCCAAGCAACAAAAAGGTTGGGTATCTATCTCGATACATCCGATTTGCACACCGGGTTTTCCATTGGAAGCCGTGGCTGTAGAAACGACGAACAGGACTTGGTGAGGATGAGAGGGTCAATGTCTGTTATAGGTTTGGTTCCTATGCTGATGTCCGTATTCACTTCGGTCTATGGTGGAAAAGAAGATATTTAA
- the LOC104723562 gene encoding heat shock factor-binding protein 1, whose translation MDGHDSEDTKQSTADMTAFVQNLLHQMQTRFQTMSDSIITKIDDMGGRINELEQSINDLRAEMGVEGTPPPAVKDEPKTPASSS comes from the exons atg GATGGACATGATTCTGAGGACACTAAGCAGAGCACTGCTGATATGACAGCTTTT GTCCAAAATCTTCTCCATCAGATG CAAACCAGGTTCCAGACAATGTCGGACTCCATCATCACAAAGA TTGATGACATGGGAGGTAGAATCAATGAGCTGGAGCAAAGCATCAATGATCTAAGAGCCGAGATGGGAGTAGAAGGCACTCCTCCTCCAGCCGTCAAAGATGAACCCAAAACACCGGCTAGTTCCAGTTGA
- the LOC104723563 gene encoding protein RALF-like 33, which translates to MRGLSTKSGAIITAILTVNFLLTTTAATTTSQSSVGVFMPSRCTGSIAECSLLSSSSEEEEFEMDSEINRRILATTKYISYGALKRNTVPCSRRGASYYNCRRGAQANPYSRGCSAITRCRR; encoded by the coding sequence atgagaGGACTCTCCACAAAATCCGGTGCCATAATCACCGCAATTCTCACCGTCAACTTCTTACTCACCACCACCGCCGCAACTACAACCTCCCAATCCTCCGTCGGTGTTTTCATGCCGTCGAGATGCACCGGTTCCATCGCCGAGTGCTCCTTATTATCATCCTCCTCCGAGGAGGAGGAGTTCGAGATGGACTCTGAGATCAACAGGCGCATATTAGCTACGACGAAGTACATAAGCTACGGTGCGCTGAAGAGGAACACGGTACCATGCTCACGACGCGGCGCATCTTACTACAATTGCAGACGTGGAGCTCAGGCTAATCCTTACTCTCGTGGTTGTAGTGCCATTACTCGTTGCAGACGATGA
- the LOC104723564 gene encoding uncharacterized protein LOC104723564, translating to MADQTTSDSTSPPAPVSVSSPTAPKKDNTSPVDSKLTELNESRAELLNRIQNLKQDLQSWRGKLDTQVKVYREELSGLKKTLNLEVEQLREEFKDLKTTLNQQQDDVSASLKNLGLQDNPKDSKEQMDKSSEVTEEKLEAPSTDDNAKESEH from the exons ATGGCGGACCAAACCACTTCCGATTCAACATCTCCACCGGCTCCTGTCTCCGTATCTTCTCCTACTGCTCCT AAGAAAGATAACACCAGTCCTGTTGATTCAAAGCTCACG gAATTGAATGAATCAAGGGCTGAGTTGCTTAACAGGATCCAGAATCTGAAACAG GACTTACAAAGTTGGAGAGGTAAATTGGACACTCAAGTTAAAGTCTACCGTGAG GAGCTCTCTGGGCTAAAGAAGACTCTGAATCTTGAAGTTGAGCAGCTCCGTGAG GAATTCAAAGATCTGAAAACCACCTTAAATCAGCAACAAGATGATGTTTCTGCTAGCCTCAAAAACTTAGGC CTACAAGATAACCCCAAAGATTCAAAAGAGCAAATGGATAAGAGCAGTGAGGTAACAGAAGAAAAACTCGAAGCTCCATCAACTGATGACAATGCGAAAGAATCAGAGCATTAG
- the LOC104728028 gene encoding protein SRC2-like, which yields MAKLTLELKINSANSLLNVNFITKMDVYAKINIRDENTQKKQKAKTIVDRSGGSNPIWNQALKFSVNERLVRDGRLTLVMRLISRRILGNKEIGRVGIPLLELLNSISPPISSGSNNQEMKLMNREVRTLSGKQAGFLNFQYKFKSDSPVMVNQNSEDETPADPPSPQMEHLPLAPPEVSIEFPRLPEPPSHPSSPQMEHLPLAPPEVPIEFPRLPEPPSPEQAIDHFNYIPPSPSLQGYEPYGYRLQTPEDSLPPAPPSSPTGYGNGRWM from the exons ATGGCGAAACTAACTCTAGAGCTCAAAATCAATTCCGCAAATAGCCTTCTGAATGTCAATTTCATCACAAAGATGGACGTTTACGCCAAAATCAACATTCGTGACGAAAACAcccagaagaaacaaaaggcgAAAACTATTGTCGATCGCTCTGGTGGGTCTAACCCGATTTGGAATCAAGCTCTCAAATTTTCCGTCAACGAGAGGTTAGTCCGTGATGGTCGTTTGACACTTGTCATGAGATTAATTTCTCGTCGAATCCTAGGCAACAAAGAAATCGGAAGAGTTGGCATTCCGTTACTTGAGCTTCTGAATTCAATCTCGCCGCCAATTAGCAGTGGCAGTAACAATCAGGAGATGAAACTGATGAATCGTGAGGTGAGAACTCTGTCTGGAAAACAAGCAGGATTTTTGAACTTTCAGTACAAGTTTAAATCGGATTCACCAGTGATGGTTAATCAAAATTCGGAAGATGAGACACCAGCTGATCCTCCATCACCGCAAATGGAGCATCTACCTTTGGCTCCACCAGAAGTGTCGATTGAGTTTCCTAGGCTGCCTGAGCCACCAAGTCATCCTTCATCACCGCAAATGGAGCATCTACCTTTGGCTCCACCAGAAGTGCCGATTGAGTTTCCTAGGCTGCCTGAGCCACCAAGCC CGGAGCAAGCCATTGATCATTTCAACTACATACCACCATCACCGAGCCTCCAAGGATATGAACCGTACGGTTATAGACTGCAGACACCAGAAGACTCACTACCGCCGGCACCACCGTCGTCACCAACAGGATATGGAAATGGAAGGTGGATGTAA
- the LOC104723566 gene encoding vesicle-associated membrane protein 724, with protein MGQESFIYSFVARGTMILAEYTEFTGNFPSIASQCLQKLPSSSSSKFTYNCDHHTFNFLVEDGYAYCVVAKDSLSKQISIAFLERVKADFKKRYGGGKASTAIAKSLNKDFGPVMKEHMKYIVDHAEEIEKLIKVKAQVSEVKSIMLENIDKAIDRGENLTVLTDKTENLRSQAQEYKKQGTQVRRKLWYQNMKIKLVVLGILLLLVLIIWISVCHGFNCTD; from the exons ATGGGTCAGGAATCGTTTATCTACAGCTTCGTCGCCAGAGGCACTATGATCCTCGCCGAGTATACAGAGTTCACCGGTAATTTCCCGTCTATTGCTTCTCAGTGTCTCCAGAAGCTTCCTTCCTCCAGCAGCAGCAAGTTCACTTACAACTGCGATCACCATACCTTCAATTTCCTCGTCGAAGATGGCTACG CATATTGTGTTGTGGCGAAAGATTCTCTTAGCAAGCAAATCTCGATCGCGTTTCTGGAACGTGTGAAAGCTGATTTCAAGAAGAGATATGGAGGTGGAAAAGCAAGCACAGCTATCGCCAAAAGTCTGAACAAGGATTTCGG GCCGGTGATGAAAGAACACATGAAGTATATTGTTGACCATGCAGAGGAGATTGAAAAACTAATAAAAGTCAAGGCTCAAGTTTCAGAAGTTAAAAGTATAATGTTGGAGAACATTGACAAG gCAATTGACAGAGGGGAAAATCTAACTGTTCTTACTGACAAGACCGAGAATCTTCGTTCTCAG GCGCAGGAgtacaagaaacaaggaacacAGGTGAGGAGGAAATTGTGGTACCAGAACATGAAGATAAAACTTGTGGTTCTTGGGATCTTGCTACTACTTGTTCTCATTATCTGGATTTCAGTTTGTCACGGTTTCAATTGCACCGATTGA
- the LOC104723567 gene encoding 60S ribosome subunit biogenesis protein NIP7 homolog encodes MRPLDETETTVVFEKLFKFVGNNLKKIVENPSDEGPESTPGSYCFRLQKNRVYYVSDALVKRATNISRKNLVSLGTCIGKYTHAGSFHLTIMSLNILAANAKHKVWLKPTSEMSFLYGNHVLKGGLGRITDSIVPGDGVVVFSMSDVPLGFGIAAKSTQDCRKLDPNGIVVLHQADIGEYLRDEDEL; translated from the coding sequence ATGCGACCTTTAGACGAGACCGAGACGACCGTCGTCTTTGAGAAGCTCTTCAAATTCGTGGGCAACAACCTCAAGAAGATCGTCGAGAACCCATCAGACGAAGGACCCGAATCAACACCCGGAAGCTACTGCTTCCGCCTCCAGAAGAACAGAGTCTACTACGTCAGCGACGCGCTCGTGAAGCGAGCCACGAACATCTCCAGGAAAAACCTAGTCTCTCTCGGAACCTGCATCGGCAAGTACACCCACGCCGGTAGCTTCCATCTGACGATTATGTCGCTCAATATCTTGGCGGCGAATGCTAAACACAAGGTATGGCTCAAACCCACTTCGGAGATGTCTTTCCTTTACGGGAACCATGTGTTGAAAGGAGGGTTAGGGAGGATTACTGATAGTATTGTTCCTGGAGATGGTGTTGTTGTGTTCTCTATGTCTGATGTTCCGTTAGGGTTTGGTATTGCGGCTAAGAGTACGCAGGATTGTAGGAAATTGGATCCCAATGGTATTGTTGTGCTTCATCAGGCTGATATTGGAGAGTATTTGAGGGATGAAGATGAGCTTTGA